The Primulina huaijiensis isolate GDHJ02 chromosome 6, ASM1229523v2, whole genome shotgun sequence genomic sequence cgatagggttgacctgtatcatagataaagattcgtgagaccgtctcacaagagacctactcttcgaTCCAATAAATTCTTCTATATTTTTCATGGCCTCAAAAATCCTGCTCACTTGTTCATGAGTTGTGACTTCCTAAGCAAGATGGGAGTTGGTTGAGAGGCCTTCTTATTCTAACGAACGTTCTTGtgtgttttgtttttattgGTCGATCAACAAATCAAATGAACCATTTATCTAAAGCAGCTGATTGTATGACTGGTTTGAATACTGGATATTACACATTCAATGTCTTTTCTTTATGTTGTATTTGTATCTGACTTATTACAACGAATTTGATGTTacagcttttttttttaaatagtaacgagaaaagaagaagaaaaattggcaCACATCGATGTCATAAAACACAAGATCTgcaattaattatatttatttgaaattaataagTAATTTTCGTATACATTATGGGTCGGACCATTTCCAGGACCATTTGGTCTAGAcctaaatcaataataattcaaTAGTTCGGCTCAATTAGGATTTGGGACTTCGCCCTTGCCATAGCAAGGGATTCTGGTCGCTCAATTATATTCAattgaatgattttttttttttaattgggaAGGGGATAGTTGGAACTGAttaatatctaattttttttaatgataaattagaattgattaatatcttttatatattctgaattttttccttaatttttattgttattatttttaatattgttcgaaaattaaaataatgataaaagtaTAAGTGCAAATTAACGTTTAAATTTGAATGGGTGTCTATTCGTGAATGAATAATTGTCTTTTTCTTTTCCAGATGCATCCTTTCGTAAACGAAATGATTGATTCTTTCTTCCCAAATCACTGAATCAATTATCTAACTTATTATTTGGGAAAGTGTTTAGGTAATTGTTGTctgtaaattttgttttattttgaagatCTTGTAGAGAATTGCCATTAACCCGTGCATCAATATAGCGGGAGCAAATTTTTCTTAAGAATAgtaaaatcacttcaaaacaAAGTCGCTTTCGGAAAATTATTTTCtaacattcaaaaattttattattattgacatATATAGGAGATGATATATCATAATTGACGAGTTATAAATTGTAgtttatatgatataaaaattctaaatttaagacgagatattaaatttaatatttattcacaACAAAATATCCCCTCTCcaactactttttttttttaaaagtataatACATAGATATAAATAGCATAGATCATCATTATCATAATCATTGTTatatatactttattttatacTATTATACCTATGCATCTCCAAACATCAAAAGAAACGTGTTCccatttttctcaaattttatgtATTGAATCGCTATTAAAACTACGTCGCTTTATAGAAAATTATAACTCGTAATATTTTGATATCTCTTCCATAAAAGTAATTATTGTTCAATCGATATTTtataacatttaaattaaaaaaattccatgTTTCACAAATCATTTAatagaattatatattttaaaacacaaGACCGAATAAAAAATGCCAATAAGATAATTAAGCTATGAATTTAGATCAAATTATGTCCATGGAATTTAGATATTATTactcaaataaacaaatttcGAAGAAAAAACGAGCAGGAGAATTGTAAAAGTTGAGAACAAGGTCAAACACGAGAGCTATTAGCTTATTACAATAAGATAATAAGCTATTTTATGAGTACTAGAAATAAATTACAAGATCAAAATAGtaattatttatgcttttatTCTCTATTAACAACACAATAATAGAAATCATTACCCTTAAAATAATAGTTGTATAAAAGTCGCAGATCACGTGATTTTTGATGCATAACAAAACAAAGTgtggccaattttttttttttaaagaatcaaAACGTGGTCGCTGAAACACGTGCTGACTTGGTCCCTTGCTACCTAACACAAATTTTCCACCTGATCGGCGCTGGCCACGACATCATCGGCCTATTCTAGAAGGTTTAAAcggagataaaaaaaaatttatgagaagatttcgtaaataaatttcaagttaacgaaaaaatattatttttattttaaaaatattaatttttatattagatATGCGTCAGATTGAATCATCAAATTGTTACATACTCatgaaagtttatttttaaataaaaaaaatcattaaaaagagaagatttatatatttttagtcacaaaaaaaaaggtttatttttaggagaagttggtgaaaaatccctaatgaaaacatttctttgggttcactccctacccacaaaattgtggtactatgtcatacaaattgtggtacacttcatgtggaaatgtggtactaaaaaagtatccagggactgaacacaaaaaaacgACGACTggagactgaaggccaattttccGTTATTTTTACGCCAACTCTATCGGACATTgagatttaaaataatttgtatatATCAAATATATGTACCATGCAATgacaataaatataattatataaacaaaaataaatgcaaagaATCGATGGGTcccccaaaaaaatcaaaaagcgCCACTTCCATTTACAAAAGTCTGACGTGGCTACCGAAGATATTGGTTGCACAAAACGACGCCTCCTCGCACCTTAAAACGACAACAGTTGTTTTATGGTGTGCTCGCGGGTTGGTGTAACGTTCTCGTGAGAAACTCCGCCATCTGCTGAATCCGTGAGCATTTAAATATTCGTCAAAGGCCGCCTTCTTCCTTCACTCGAAGGCCAATTCACATATATCTCTAGGGTTTtgctttctctctattttttttaaaaattcaagtcAAGTTATTGCAGCTGAGAATTAGCTATTGTGCATTTGGCGTTCAAGTATGGCGGCGTTCTCTTCTTCGCTTATTGGATCTGCGCCCTCGCTTGGTCTCGATGTCGATGCACTCCATCCATCCAGTCTATCCGTGGTGTGTTACTGTGTTGCTCGCCTTTTTTCACGGGGTTTTTAGAGTTTGATCCGTCGAGAATGACGAAAATTTGAGAGAGCACGGATTagctgttttttttatatatatttttcatttctagcTTTTTTAATCTGTTTTTTTCTGCATTTATTATTGTTGGATGAGTTTGAGAAGCTAATTTTCTGTGTTCTTTTACACGGTGGCTCGCATTTTGACCTAACATTGAATTGTGTTTCCGTTTTGTTAATATATCGAACAACATTTGGCAATGAAAAAGTTAACGGATCTGATCTGTGGCCGTTCCTACACTGCAAAATCGAGACTCGAGCAAATTATGGAATCTTTCCGTGATGGAAGATCGTGTGAATTGCTTTCAGAGTTTTCCTCCTTTACTAATAATATGATTTATGTTTCAAAAACATAGCTAGTGGATTGGAGATGCCATATCTTGTATTAAATGATGAAAGTTAGAAGTCCAATCCCGATCAACTGTCATTCGATCACCATAGTGGTGGTAATTTTACCttgcatttttttaatttcagttGTCAGATTGATTGTTTCTGGAAGTAGTACAGATTTGCTAGTGGATTTTGTTTAATTGTGACTAAACAATGTGAGTGATAGAATTTCCAGGACTAGATAtgtttttttggaaataagAGAACAATTATTCCATGAACCAGCGCTCTTCGTTTCTTGTTCCGTCTGTTTAAGTTGGATGAATAACGGGGTCATTGATATGTTGAGACATTTGATTAAACAACCTATTTCAGGTATCTTATGGGAGTTTTCGAGGCAATGTAAAATCAGTGAAGTTCAGATCCAGCATCGGTGGCACTAATGTTCAAGTTGATTCACATTCGTTACAGTTGAGTCAATAATCAATATTTGTCATTCGAAATGCTATTGGAAGCGTTATGTTATCCTAAATTCATATGGGAGTAATATCCAAATGTACAGGAGGTTTACTGCACATGGGATTAAGCCTATTAAAGCAACGGCTACAGAAGTTCCTCCAACCATACCAAGTACATATACGGTCCTTGTATGTTTCACTGCTTTTGGATAATTTTTATATTCAGATCCTGACTAACTCTGTTGCACATTCGACTAATTCAGAGTCACGAGGCGGAGGGAAGACAAAGATTGGGATCAATGGTATGTATGGTAGTATTTTCctgctttgctttgtaatcatcACCACATTATTAATATCTCTGAACTTTATTTTTTCTACCTAGGAATACAAGTATTTATGCTTTGAGTGTGTTATATCCATGTGCTGCATGAATTCAATCACGATTAGCAGATATAGTATGTGTTTGGAAAACATTGCGGCCACACATGACTAAGATGGTCAATCCTGCAGGTTTTGGGCGTATTGGGAGGCTCGTTCTGCGCATAGCAACCCTCAGGGATGACATTGATGTTGTGGCAGTTAACGATCCTTTTATTGATGCTAAGTACATGGTTAGTGTGCTTGTTCTGCTTTCATGCATGTTCTTTTAATAGCTGCTTTTATGAAATATGTAATCTCGATAATTGAGATGATGGATTTGGGGTGTTGACATTGGAACCtgattatatacatatacaagATCTCTTTCGTGGCCTGAAAAACAACTAGCTTACTCATGCATGTTTCTTGGAATGAATTACATAAAGATCATGAGTGTGATATGCTGTTAACTTCTTTCAGGCATACATGTTCAAGTACGATTCCACTCATGGACCATACAAGGGGACCATCTCGGTTGCAGATGAATCCACTTTGGAAATAAATGGAAAGCTGATTAAAATTAGCAGCAAAAGGTATCACAACACTATCTGTGACTCGTTTAACCGTTTGAACCCGCATGCTAACTCCAATGTTTCCGTATAGGAATCCAGCAGAGATTCCTTGGGGTGACTATGGGGCTGAGTATGTCGTTGAATCTTCTGGGGTCTTCACTACAATTGAGAAGGCATCAGAACACAAAAAGGTAAATAAGTAGTTAGCTTTTAACACCATCTTTTGTGTCCTAGTGAACAAATGTTCTCATTAGAGCTTGTATTGTAGGGTGGGGCAAAGAAGGTTGTGATCTCAGCTCCATCAGGCGATGCCCCAATGTTCGTTGTTGGTGTAAATGAGACTAAGTACAAACCAAGCATGGACATTGTTTCCAATGCTAGCTGTACCACCAATTGCCTTGCTCCAGTGGCCAAGGTTTGACCGAAATCTCACAAAACATCGGATAACAAATAGTGATCTCTTGCAATTGGATAGTTTGATTTCATCAATAACTTTGAGATTGAGAGAGTGTTAGcaaaagattaaaatttatagattttgaagaaatgagaaaaaaattagaaatggATAGTGttcgaaaataaaattgaagaaGCTGAAAAATTTTCAAGTTAGAGCGTTTGGTAAATACGTTATTCTAATCTTTAGCTTTTTAATAAAACACTAAAAATATCCTCATTGAAGTGTTTGCGAAAGATAGGGTTTGATGGGGAAAGATTGTCCAGAAAATTTCTCATTTGTTAACTGAAATACCAGAATCATTTTTTAAGAATCAGAATCACCAGGTGACTAGTTTTTggattttgattaaattaagtAGAAGTTGAGGTTAAGAAACACAAAAGCTGATTTTTTAAAGTGAGGTGAATAAACATTTTGTTTTTCAGAGATTGCAATCAATGTCCAATGACAATTTATTCACCACGTCTGCGCAATGTTTTTGACAGTAGTTATCCTTGACAGGTTGTACATGAGGAGTTTGGTATTTTAGAGGGTTTAATGACAACCGTCCATGCGACAACCGGTATGCCTCGCTGCACTAAAAAACATGTGTAGACTCATGGCACATTTTAAAGCAACAGTTTGTTACGCTGATTTTTGTTGACTTCCAGCCACACAGAAAACCGTCGATGGTCCTTCTATGAAAGATTGGCGAGGTGGTCGTGGAGCAGGGCAGAACATCATCCCTAGTTCTACTGGTGCTGCAAAGGTATGAAAACAAAACGTCTTAAACAGTAAAGCCTTGTAACACCAATTTTTGTGACGTGTGGCTTTATCTTTTGACTGAAATTTTAGGCTGTTGGGAAAGTTCTTCCAGAACTCAATGGTCGGCTCACTGGAATGGCTTTCCGTGTACCTACTCCTAATGTTTCTGTTGTTGACTTAACTTGTCGACTCGAAAAGAATGCTTCCTATGAAGATGTGAAAGCAGCTATTAAGTATGTGAATTCTGTTTTAGGTTTTCGGCTTGTCTGTGTTTATCTGGTTTGAATGGAAAATGACTGATAATGTTCATAAAATGCTTAATGTTGGGTTTAAAATTTCAGATATGCAGCAGAGGGTCCAATGAAGGGCATCCTAGGGTACACTGAAGATGATGTTGTCTCCAATGATTTTATTGGTGACTCTAGGTAAAAAATTTCCCTCCTATCACAATTTCTAATGTTCATATATGATCTCACTAGCATATTTACACCACCTCATtatctctttcattatttttaagTCTACAGCTGTGCATGCTATTTAAACTGATTTGTCACAagttcgaaaaatattttcttttcagGTCAAGCATTTTTGACGCCAAGGCTGGCATAGGTCTTAGCAAGTCGTTCATGAAGCTAGTTGCTTGGTATGATAACGAATGGGGTTACAGGTACATTTTCTCTATTTGAATCTGTAGGCTACTTGGTGTTGCATTTTGTGTACAATTGAATTGCATGCATGGTTCGCGGTCGCGGAGATCGGAACGGATGCTACTGTTCCAGTTACAATGAAATTTCGCGGAAcgggtattttaaaaaaaatattataaatatataaaaattaaaaagtttggaaaatatttaaaaatatgaaaattaaaataaatatcatttaaatagattatttgatgtaaataagaaattaaaatatttttaaaattttattaacaatTTATTGAACACAATTTATATtgtcattatatttaaaatatttccaaccatatcaaaaattaaatatactattaaaaattatttgtatttaattaattaaaactttaaaatattttcgatTGGATATATATAAGTTTGCACAAATTTGAATCAATTTAGATTGATGGACTAATAATAAGCATCATATCTTATATAAAGTGATGttacaaattatttaacatcaattaaaatagaaatattttataattaacttAGTTTTTTCACACTTTGTAATGAAAATTTGTCAATAAAAATAGTTGACTTGCGGTCTCTTCTTTATTAGTCTTTCATTGATGGATGCAGCGGGAAGAAGACTCAAGATTCACCATCTCACATCAACCGATGTGCTTTGCTTTCCAATGTTCCTAGTGAAATTAATGTTAAGCTTATTAAATTACTCATATCATATgataataaaataacaatacgaaatgtgttgtgaaaaagtaaaaatttacggtaaaaaagtaaaaatctcaaactctcaaaattatcacactacacactttataatatttttctctcaactcaattgtgattttcttcacaaatgagagatctatttatagaaaatttttacaaataatccaaaaataaaatacatcattacctacatcatcacacactaattttcaatattcaacacctaattttacctaattttcaacattcaacattcacattttcaacacaaatatttaacacatttttaaataatttttcaacactcccccttgtgatgatgatcataatgattgtatacattacgtgtttttatactgcctcgttaaaaaccttactaggaaaaacccattgggataaaaaccatagtaagggaaaaagagtgcagtcacgtaaactccccctcatgttgacacgaacaattcttcacaaatttcgtagattgcgcatcccaatattatatatgtgctttctgaatattgtcgtaggaagtgcctttgtgaagagatctgatgagttttcacttgattgaatgtgacgaacatcaatacatttattcttctcaagctccttggtgaatgcgaagaa encodes the following:
- the LOC140978113 gene encoding glyceraldehyde-3-phosphate dehydrogenase GAPCP2, chloroplastic-like → MAAFSSSLIGSAPSLGLDVDALHPSSLSVVSYGSFRGNVKSVKFRSSIGGTNVQVDSHSLQRFTAHGIKPIKATATEVPPTIPKSRGGGKTKIGINGFGRIGRLVLRIATLRDDIDVVAVNDPFIDAKYMAYMFKYDSTHGPYKGTISVADESTLEINGKLIKISSKRNPAEIPWGDYGAEYVVESSGVFTTIEKASEHKKGGAKKVVISAPSGDAPMFVVGVNETKYKPSMDIVSNASCTTNCLAPVAKVVHEEFGILEGLMTTVHATTATQKTVDGPSMKDWRGGRGAGQNIIPSSTGAAKAVGKVLPELNGRLTGMAFRVPTPNVSVVDLTCRLEKNASYEDVKAAIKYAAEGPMKGILGYTEDDVVSNDFIGDSRSSIFDAKAGIGLSKSFMKLVAWYDNEWGYSNRVLDLIEHMALVAATNK